The following are encoded in a window of Corynebacterium argentoratense DSM 44202 genomic DNA:
- a CDS encoding Rv2732c family membrane protein has product MSQAPKESKFVGADDSRPKSSAGGTRVRSRMTVEEHIAAHGGDVAAAEKSAARELTFKGEQVPLGIAMIGFVLSLFFPHSGEVLGIDVLFDSETARFYLTTLPERIYVWAGVVGVVALTVAAIVTRLALVGYLAWFFSGVSLFYSIFAMWMRQSRPPTDPGVGPSFGLIMGAVCVLVAAVSWSFVIVHKSSLQKALDAVRRRGNPRAEDKVAQTQMSILDQEARRINEGQDNPLLVDDRRHRAAQRRKREQG; this is encoded by the coding sequence GTGAGTCAAGCACCGAAAGAGTCCAAGTTTGTAGGGGCCGACGACAGCCGGCCCAAGTCCTCGGCTGGTGGGACGCGTGTACGTTCCCGGATGACAGTGGAGGAGCACATCGCTGCCCACGGTGGCGATGTTGCTGCAGCCGAGAAATCCGCGGCGCGGGAATTGACGTTTAAAGGCGAGCAGGTCCCTTTGGGCATCGCGATGATCGGTTTCGTATTGTCGCTGTTTTTCCCGCACTCAGGTGAAGTGCTGGGGATTGACGTGTTGTTCGACTCTGAGACTGCCCGTTTTTATCTGACGACTCTTCCGGAGCGGATTTATGTGTGGGCGGGTGTCGTCGGGGTCGTTGCTTTGACGGTCGCCGCGATAGTGACGCGTTTGGCCCTCGTCGGGTATCTCGCGTGGTTCTTTAGTGGCGTGTCGCTGTTTTATTCCATTTTCGCGATGTGGATGCGACAGTCCCGCCCGCCGACGGATCCTGGTGTGGGCCCGTCGTTTGGCTTGATTATGGGCGCGGTGTGCGTGCTGGTAGCTGCTGTGTCGTGGAGTTTTGTTATCGTCCATAAGTCTTCTTTACAGAAGGCTTTGGACGCTGTGCGGCGCCGGGGTAATCCTCGCGCGGAGGACAAGGTTGCTCAGACGCAGATGAGTATTCTCGATCAGGAAGCCCGCCGGATTAATGAAGGCCAGGACAATCCTTTGCTAGTTGACGATCGACGACATCGTGCCGCCCAGCGCCGCAAGAGGGAGCAAGGTTAG
- the tpx gene encoding thiol peroxidase — MATINFKNSPISTVGELPAVGDKAPAFDVVGADLSSIDDASLHGKRVVLNIFPSVDTAVCAQSVRRFNEEASALPNTVVLCVSADLPFAGARFCAAEGLDNVLMGSTFRSSFGKDYGLTMVDGPLAGLLARAIVVLDEAGTVTYTELVGEVTSEPNYAAATEAVRAS; from the coding sequence ATGGCAACGATTAATTTCAAAAACAGTCCAATTTCCACGGTCGGTGAGCTTCCCGCTGTTGGTGATAAAGCTCCGGCTTTTGACGTCGTGGGCGCTGATCTTTCAAGCATCGATGACGCCTCATTGCATGGCAAGCGGGTAGTTCTGAATATCTTCCCCTCGGTTGATACCGCGGTGTGCGCGCAAAGCGTCCGCCGATTCAATGAGGAAGCCAGCGCTTTGCCCAACACAGTGGTCCTGTGTGTGTCCGCAGACCTTCCCTTCGCAGGTGCCCGCTTCTGCGCAGCTGAAGGACTGGACAATGTCTTGATGGGTTCGACCTTCCGGTCGTCCTTCGGCAAGGACTACGGTCTCACCATGGTCGACGGGCCCCTAGCTGGCCTGCTGGCTCGCGCTATCGTTGTGCTGGACGAGGCCGGCACCGTGACATACACAGAGCTTGTTGGAGAGGTCACTAGCGAGCCCAACTATGCCGCGGCTACGGAGGCAGTGCGGGCTTCCTAG
- the miaA gene encoding tRNA (adenosine(37)-N6)-dimethylallyltransferase MiaA, whose translation MSVPDSFFRGLPVDVPRDPAVPLAIVGPTASGKSSLGVWLARELNGEVVNTDSMQLYRGMDIGTAKLSEQERQGVPHHMLDALDVTDAASVAEYQRHAVAVVEDIRSRGKRPILVGGSMLYVQSLVDDWQFPPTDAAVRARWQQELERVGVERLHDRLAAIDPQAAAIIERKDPRRTVRALEVIELTGRPFAASQPPINAPARWGTVIIGLRTTPDWLNPRIELRTELMFEAGFVDEVQQLVREHGLVAQSTAGRAIGYAQVLQMLEGNISADEAREQTVLGTRRYVRRQRSWFKRDPRTQWVDAWLDWSA comes from the coding sequence ATGAGTGTGCCCGATAGTTTTTTCCGTGGTTTGCCGGTGGATGTGCCGCGGGATCCCGCTGTTCCACTCGCTATCGTTGGCCCGACGGCCTCAGGGAAGTCTTCTTTAGGCGTGTGGCTGGCCAGAGAGTTGAACGGTGAGGTTGTTAATACGGATTCCATGCAGCTTTACCGCGGTATGGATATCGGCACGGCCAAGCTCAGTGAGCAGGAGCGACAGGGGGTGCCGCACCACATGCTGGATGCTTTGGATGTGACGGACGCTGCGTCGGTGGCGGAGTATCAACGTCACGCGGTGGCTGTTGTAGAGGATATTCGCTCTAGAGGTAAGCGGCCGATTTTGGTTGGGGGGTCGATGCTATACGTGCAGTCTTTGGTGGATGATTGGCAGTTTCCGCCTACTGACGCCGCGGTGCGTGCGCGCTGGCAGCAGGAGTTGGAGCGCGTGGGGGTTGAGCGTTTGCATGACCGATTGGCCGCTATCGATCCACAGGCCGCTGCGATTATTGAGCGCAAGGATCCTCGGCGTACGGTGCGAGCGTTGGAGGTTATTGAGTTGACGGGGCGTCCTTTCGCGGCCAGTCAGCCTCCCATTAATGCGCCTGCCCGGTGGGGGACAGTGATCATTGGTTTGCGCACGACGCCCGATTGGCTCAATCCGCGGATTGAGTTACGCACTGAGTTGATGTTTGAGGCCGGTTTTGTTGATGAGGTGCAACAGTTGGTGCGTGAGCATGGCTTGGTTGCTCAGTCGACGGCCGGTCGCGCTATTGGCTATGCGCAGGTGTTGCAGATGCTTGAGGGGAATATCAGCGCTGATGAGGCTCGGGAGCAGACGGTGTTGGGTACGCGGCGCTATGTGCGTCGTCAGCGGAGTTGGTTTAAGCGGGATCCGCGTACGCAGTGGGTGGATGCCTGGTTAGACTGGTCGGCATGA
- a CDS encoding DUF349 domain-containing protein — translation MSTNSSSTTPAPKPGPRPGAHILPSAVPKKTPAAAPAPSTARPASTLAQIKKFGRIDDNGDVYVRTATDERLIGSWQAGSVEEGLLHYGHRYDDLATEIELLNVRLASHPAEAATLRAQAEAIADTLGSAAVIGDIALLERQLAGIITDSFTAEEQAKETKAQQRAQAIARKEQLVAEAEELAAHSTEWKKAGDRLRDILEEWRTIKGVDRSTDDALWKRYSEARDSFNHRRGAHFSELDKTRAAAKRAKEELVERAEALKDSTDWAETARAYRDLMSEWKKAGRAHREADDRLWAQFKAAQDHFFGARDAEAREKDEKFEANAAAKDALIAEYTPLIDPATDLEGARLKLRELQDKWEAIGYVPRGRVSEYEDKIAALERTVSDYADAQWRRTDPEAQARVKQFQDKVEELQAQVQAAEASGKTAQAADLRAQAEQWSQWAQAAAEALEQR, via the coding sequence ATGAGCACCAACTCCTCTTCCACCACCCCGGCACCCAAGCCCGGGCCCCGACCTGGAGCACACATCCTGCCATCAGCCGTCCCCAAGAAAACACCCGCAGCAGCCCCCGCCCCCTCGACCGCGCGACCCGCCAGCACCCTGGCGCAGATCAAAAAGTTTGGGCGTATCGACGACAACGGTGACGTCTACGTCCGTACCGCCACCGATGAGCGACTCATCGGCTCGTGGCAAGCAGGCAGCGTAGAGGAAGGGCTGCTGCACTACGGCCATCGCTACGACGATCTGGCGACCGAAATCGAGCTCCTCAACGTGCGTCTAGCATCCCATCCTGCTGAAGCAGCAACCCTGCGAGCACAAGCTGAAGCGATCGCAGACACCCTCGGCAGCGCAGCAGTGATCGGCGACATTGCCCTGCTCGAGCGCCAACTCGCCGGCATCATCACCGACTCCTTCACCGCCGAGGAACAAGCTAAAGAAACCAAAGCACAGCAACGGGCCCAAGCCATCGCGCGCAAGGAGCAGTTGGTTGCGGAAGCTGAAGAACTCGCTGCTCACTCCACCGAATGGAAGAAAGCCGGCGACCGCCTCCGCGACATCCTCGAAGAATGGCGCACCATCAAAGGCGTCGATCGAAGCACAGACGATGCTCTCTGGAAGCGCTACTCCGAAGCCCGCGACAGTTTTAACCACCGCCGGGGTGCGCACTTCTCTGAACTAGACAAGACCCGGGCGGCAGCAAAACGTGCAAAAGAAGAACTCGTCGAACGTGCTGAGGCGCTGAAGGATTCCACTGACTGGGCCGAGACAGCACGTGCCTACCGCGACCTCATGAGCGAATGGAAGAAAGCCGGCCGTGCTCACCGCGAGGCGGACGACCGCCTATGGGCACAATTCAAAGCCGCACAAGATCACTTCTTCGGGGCGAGGGACGCAGAGGCCCGTGAGAAAGATGAGAAGTTTGAAGCCAACGCCGCAGCCAAAGACGCCCTCATCGCTGAATACACGCCCCTTATCGACCCCGCGACGGATCTCGAAGGCGCACGCCTGAAGCTGCGGGAACTACAGGACAAGTGGGAAGCCATCGGATATGTTCCCCGCGGCCGAGTAAGCGAATACGAAGACAAAATTGCCGCTCTAGAACGCACCGTTTCTGACTACGCTGACGCTCAGTGGCGACGCACTGACCCGGAGGCGCAGGCACGCGTCAAGCAATTCCAGGACAAAGTCGAAGAACTGCAGGCACAAGTCCAAGCCGCAGAAGCCTCAGGGAAAACTGCACAGGCCGCCGACCTTCGCGCCCAGGCTGAACAATGGTCACAGTGGGCACAGGCCGCAGCCGAAGCACTCGAGCAGCGCTAA
- the hflX gene encoding GTPase HflX yields MLEEEKTLHTAAPTDATPTVGELDLEARSSLRRLTRGSHIHDTEQQDGYDVEYRKLRLEKVILVGVWTTGTISEIEANMAELAALAETAGADVQDMLYQKRDKPDAGTYIGSGKVQELKEIVQATGVDTVVCDGELTPSQMIALEKALDVKVIDRTMLILDIFAQHAKSKEGKAQVSLAQMEYLITRVRGWGGALSRQAGGRAGSNGGVGLRGPGETKIEADRRRLRQDMARLRKELAGMKTARDIKRSKRRSSTIPQIAIAGYTNAGKSSLINAMTGAGVLVEDALFATLDPTTRRAELADGRAVVFTDTVGFVRHLPTQLVESFRSTLEEVIEADLVLHVVDGSDPFPLKQIAAVNDVIADIVREQGAEAPPEIVVVNKIDAADPLTLAELRHAVDDCVFVSAHTGEGIDELEARVELFLNSLDSHVRLSIPFTRGDIVARIHEQGTVLAETYDGSGTVLDVRLPPSLAAELEEFRVEQNHGND; encoded by the coding sequence ATGCTAGAAGAAGAAAAAACATTGCACACGGCAGCTCCCACGGACGCTACCCCCACTGTGGGTGAGCTCGACCTCGAAGCACGCTCAAGCCTACGGCGTCTCACTCGCGGCTCCCACATTCACGACACGGAGCAGCAAGACGGCTACGACGTCGAATATCGCAAGCTCAGGCTGGAAAAAGTCATCCTCGTGGGTGTGTGGACCACGGGAACCATCAGTGAGATCGAAGCCAACATGGCCGAACTTGCCGCCCTGGCCGAAACTGCCGGGGCGGATGTTCAAGACATGCTCTATCAAAAACGCGACAAACCCGACGCAGGCACCTACATCGGCTCCGGCAAGGTGCAGGAGCTCAAAGAGATCGTGCAGGCGACCGGCGTGGACACGGTGGTGTGTGATGGTGAACTCACCCCATCCCAGATGATCGCGCTGGAAAAAGCCCTCGACGTCAAGGTCATTGACCGCACCATGTTGATCCTGGACATCTTCGCCCAACACGCGAAGTCCAAAGAGGGCAAAGCACAGGTATCGCTCGCACAGATGGAGTACCTCATTACCCGTGTGCGTGGTTGGGGTGGCGCACTATCCCGCCAGGCAGGTGGACGTGCCGGATCCAACGGGGGCGTCGGCCTCCGTGGTCCTGGTGAAACAAAGATCGAGGCTGACCGGCGCAGACTCCGCCAAGACATGGCGAGGTTGCGTAAAGAACTCGCGGGCATGAAGACTGCGCGCGATATTAAGCGCTCCAAGCGGCGTTCGTCGACCATTCCCCAAATCGCGATCGCTGGCTACACCAACGCGGGTAAGTCGTCGCTGATTAACGCTATGACAGGTGCTGGTGTTTTGGTTGAGGACGCACTGTTTGCAACCCTCGACCCTACGACCCGTCGGGCTGAATTAGCTGACGGCCGCGCTGTTGTTTTCACCGACACTGTCGGTTTCGTCCGCCACCTGCCGACTCAACTGGTCGAGTCGTTTAGGTCGACGCTGGAAGAAGTCATCGAGGCAGATTTGGTTCTGCACGTAGTAGATGGTTCAGATCCGTTCCCCCTGAAGCAGATCGCCGCCGTCAACGACGTCATCGCTGATATTGTTCGCGAGCAAGGCGCTGAAGCACCCCCAGAAATCGTCGTGGTCAACAAGATTGACGCCGCAGATCCATTGACGCTGGCGGAGCTGCGTCATGCAGTTGATGACTGTGTGTTCGTTTCTGCCCACACAGGTGAGGGGATTGATGAATTAGAGGCACGGGTGGAGCTATTCCTTAATTCACTCGATTCCCACGTGCGCCTGTCTATTCCTTTTACGCGGGGCGATATTGTTGCCCGAATTCACGAGCAAGGGACCGTGTTGGCGGAGACCTACGACGGTTCCGGAACGGTCCTCGATGTGCGGCTGCCTCCCTCTCTGGCGGCAGAGTTGGAAGAGTTTCGTGTAGAACAGAATCATGGCAACGATTAA
- the dapF gene encoding diaminopimelate epimerase has product MTRIAFAKAHGTENDFVLLPDAAVDVDLTADVVRFLCNRRAGLGADGVIRVARAAELLGKGVLDCLPDGVEPEHWFMDYRNADGSLAEMCGNGVRVFAHWVYSRGLVDDAAFVVGTRAGAREVRVHEADSLRADVEVQMGCAEVFGVSTCRLGDMSFAGLAVDMGNPHIACVVPGLDAQGLAGLPVDADARWDEEFFPQGTNIEVLTELQDIGDGAEALDGRVHMRVHERGAGETRSCGTGTVAAARAALADRGRVDGRVEVVVPGGTVMVVIDGETSTLRGPSVIVATGAVEVDCS; this is encoded by the coding sequence ATGACCAGGATTGCTTTTGCTAAGGCCCATGGCACGGAGAATGATTTTGTACTGCTTCCAGATGCTGCCGTTGATGTTGATCTCACCGCTGATGTAGTGCGGTTTTTGTGCAATCGTCGGGCAGGCCTGGGTGCGGATGGTGTGATCCGTGTGGCTCGCGCTGCGGAGTTGTTGGGCAAGGGAGTGCTTGATTGTTTGCCCGATGGCGTTGAACCGGAGCATTGGTTTATGGATTATCGCAATGCTGATGGTTCTCTCGCGGAGATGTGTGGCAATGGTGTCCGTGTTTTTGCCCACTGGGTTTATTCGCGTGGTTTGGTTGATGACGCCGCGTTTGTGGTGGGTACTCGCGCGGGTGCGCGTGAGGTGCGGGTTCACGAGGCGGATTCTTTGCGCGCTGATGTTGAGGTTCAGATGGGCTGCGCTGAGGTTTTTGGGGTGTCGACCTGCCGTCTAGGTGACATGAGCTTTGCGGGGTTGGCGGTCGATATGGGTAACCCGCATATTGCGTGCGTGGTGCCTGGTTTGGATGCCCAAGGGCTGGCGGGTCTTCCTGTTGATGCTGATGCTCGGTGGGATGAGGAGTTTTTCCCCCAGGGCACCAACATTGAAGTGTTGACGGAGCTCCAGGACATTGGCGATGGTGCTGAGGCGTTGGATGGCCGTGTGCATATGCGTGTCCACGAACGTGGCGCAGGGGAGACCCGTTCCTGTGGTACCGGGACTGTCGCTGCTGCTCGGGCGGCGCTTGCTGATCGCGGTCGTGTTGATGGCCGTGTGGAGGTGGTGGTTCCGGGAGGAACGGTGATGGTGGTCATCGATGGCGAGACTTCGACTCTTCGGGGGCCGTCGGTGATTGTTGCTACCGGCGCGGTAGAGGTCGACTGTTCCTGA
- the miaB gene encoding tRNA (N6-isopentenyl adenosine(37)-C2)-methylthiotransferase MiaB — protein MIQNAPARSYEVRTFGCQMNVHDSERLSGLLEEAGYVPVAEGHTPDLVVFNTCAVRENADMRLYGTLGNLRATKREHPGMQIAVGGCLAQKDKDTVVRKAPWVDVVFGTHNIGSLPALLDRARHNKRAEVEIVDSLEQFPSVLPAKRESAYAGWVSVSVGCNNTCTFCIVPSLRGKELDRRPGDILAEVKALVDQGVSEVTLLGQNVNAYGVNFADPDAPRDRGAFSKLLRACGDIEGLERVRFTSPHPAEFTEDVIDAMAETPNICPQLHMPLQSGSDRVLKEMRRSYRSRKFLSILDSVREKLPHAAITTDIIVGFPGETEEDFQQTLDVVERARFTSAYTFQYSPRPGTPAAEYDNQIPKEIVQERFERLMSLQERISKEENVALIGSTVELLVQADGGRKNSETHRLTGRARDGRLVHFTPKPSDVAEDSVAVLGDDVAGNIRPGDIVTVVVTDAAAHYLVADDGVLTYRATKAGDMSAAGKVPTTAPIGVGLGLPSIGNPRQVEATGCSGC, from the coding sequence GTGATTCAAAATGCTCCCGCACGCAGCTACGAGGTGCGCACCTTTGGCTGCCAGATGAATGTCCACGATTCCGAGCGCCTGTCTGGCTTGCTGGAAGAAGCCGGCTACGTGCCTGTCGCCGAAGGACACACCCCAGATCTAGTGGTGTTTAACACCTGTGCAGTGCGCGAAAACGCAGATATGCGTCTGTACGGCACACTCGGTAATTTGCGGGCGACCAAGCGGGAACACCCCGGTATGCAGATCGCGGTTGGGGGGTGCCTCGCGCAGAAGGACAAAGACACGGTCGTCCGCAAAGCCCCATGGGTCGACGTGGTATTTGGTACGCACAACATTGGCTCACTTCCTGCGCTACTCGATCGGGCGCGCCACAACAAACGCGCAGAAGTCGAAATCGTCGACTCTCTCGAGCAATTCCCCTCGGTGTTGCCTGCTAAGCGTGAGTCCGCCTACGCAGGCTGGGTAAGTGTCTCCGTCGGCTGCAATAACACGTGCACCTTTTGTATTGTTCCCAGCCTGCGTGGCAAGGAGCTTGACCGTCGACCAGGCGACATTCTCGCTGAGGTTAAAGCCCTGGTGGATCAAGGTGTCAGTGAGGTGACCTTGTTGGGCCAAAACGTCAACGCCTACGGGGTCAACTTTGCGGATCCTGACGCACCACGGGACCGGGGTGCTTTCTCGAAGTTGCTTCGGGCCTGCGGCGATATCGAGGGCCTCGAGCGTGTTCGTTTTACCTCGCCGCACCCGGCGGAGTTCACCGAAGACGTCATCGATGCGATGGCTGAGACTCCTAATATTTGTCCGCAGTTGCATATGCCTCTGCAGTCAGGGTCAGACCGCGTTTTGAAGGAGATGCGCCGTTCTTATCGCTCTCGGAAGTTCCTGTCCATTCTGGATTCGGTTCGTGAGAAGCTGCCCCATGCGGCCATCACCACCGATATCATCGTGGGTTTTCCGGGAGAAACCGAGGAGGACTTCCAACAGACTCTGGATGTGGTGGAGCGTGCTCGTTTTACCAGTGCCTACACTTTCCAATACAGTCCTCGCCCGGGTACTCCTGCTGCGGAGTACGACAATCAGATCCCGAAGGAGATTGTCCAGGAGCGCTTCGAGCGTCTGATGTCGCTTCAAGAGCGCATCAGTAAGGAAGAAAATGTGGCGCTCATCGGCTCCACCGTGGAGCTTCTGGTCCAGGCTGATGGGGGTCGTAAGAACAGCGAGACGCATCGTTTGACAGGCCGTGCCCGCGATGGCCGTTTGGTTCACTTCACCCCGAAGCCTAGTGATGTTGCTGAGGATTCGGTGGCGGTCTTGGGTGATGACGTCGCGGGAAATATCCGTCCCGGAGATATTGTGACGGTTGTTGTTACCGACGCTGCCGCGCATTATTTGGTTGCCGATGATGGGGTGCTGACCTATCGTGCGACCAAGGCAGGCGACATGTCTGCTGCAGGTAAAGTGCCCACAACGGCCCCGATCGGCGTGGGCCTGGGGTTGCCTTCTATCGGCAACCCCAGGCAGGTTGAGGCGACTGGGTGCTCCGGCTGCTAG
- a CDS encoding regulatory protein RecX, which translates to MTTSPKHNPHEEKLAQLARAIEEYESGEYSPTIIDPVAEERKSAVRHRALLLLNSRRRSRKELFDRLSTPTQSQHKRQQTAESGDDDVATDAASSLVDPTVINEVLDDLERVGLIDDDLFAEQWVRERHQRRGKTRRVLDQELIHKGVAEEVRLRALSQLSDEDELHVARALVEKEVAKVGELADRRHYDKALRSLVGKLARRGFGTSLALNLCREALEPLRRF; encoded by the coding sequence ATGACGACGAGTCCTAAGCACAACCCACACGAAGAAAAACTCGCACAGCTCGCTCGAGCCATAGAGGAATATGAATCCGGCGAGTATTCTCCGACGATTATCGACCCGGTGGCGGAGGAAAGGAAATCCGCCGTCCGTCACCGGGCGCTGCTCCTACTTAACTCCAGGCGGCGTTCACGTAAAGAATTATTCGACCGGCTGAGCACACCAACGCAAAGCCAACACAAACGCCAGCAGACCGCCGAGTCCGGCGATGATGACGTCGCTACAGACGCGGCGTCATCACTTGTTGACCCCACCGTTATCAACGAGGTGCTTGACGACCTCGAACGCGTAGGCCTCATCGACGATGATCTCTTCGCCGAACAGTGGGTGCGGGAGCGGCATCAACGGCGCGGTAAGACCCGGCGAGTGCTTGACCAGGAACTCATCCACAAGGGAGTTGCGGAAGAGGTTCGCTTGCGCGCGCTGTCTCAACTCAGTGACGAGGACGAACTGCACGTCGCACGCGCGCTCGTCGAAAAAGAAGTCGCGAAGGTGGGGGAGTTGGCAGACCGTCGGCACTATGACAAAGCTTTACGCAGCTTGGTAGGAAAGCTCGCCCGCCGAGGGTTTGGCACCTCGTTGGCGCTGAACCTGTGCCGGGAAGCTCTGGAGCCGCTTCGGAGATTCTAA
- a CDS encoding uracil-xanthine permease family protein gives MSTFLGWTVHGDGKTIEPGAVVAPEQRLSWPRTIGIGMQHVVAMFGATLLVPTLTGFPVNTTLLFSGIGTILFLLITRNRLPSYLGSSFAFIAPLTATQASGIALQMGGVVAAGIALILVGVIVKVLGRGVIDAVMPPAVTGAIVALIGLNLAPAATSSYQNQPLIATVTLAAILILNVAGRAMVSRLSILFGVIIGWVFAWLSGGIDDAARQAISEARWFGAPTFHTPEFTVSAVLISLPVVIVLIAENVGHVKAVASMTGRPMDDLAGDALLADGIATTLAGGFGGSGTTTYAENIGVMAATKVYSTAAYWVAAFTAIILAFIPKFGALIFSIPSGVLGGATLVLYGLIGMLGIQIWQEHKVDFSNPVNLCAAATALIAGIGNLTLTVGGIELQGIAWGSAGIIIVYPVLKVLYEKVGEGQFSTLA, from the coding sequence GTGTCTACATTTCTAGGATGGACCGTCCACGGCGACGGCAAGACTATTGAGCCAGGTGCCGTTGTCGCACCTGAACAACGCCTCAGCTGGCCTCGAACAATAGGCATCGGCATGCAACATGTCGTAGCCATGTTCGGGGCTACATTGCTAGTACCCACACTTACCGGATTCCCGGTCAACACAACCCTGCTGTTTTCGGGTATCGGTACAATTCTCTTCCTGCTGATCACCCGCAACCGACTGCCTTCCTACCTAGGAAGCTCGTTTGCCTTTATCGCGCCCCTTACTGCAACCCAAGCGTCCGGCATCGCCTTGCAGATGGGTGGAGTGGTCGCAGCCGGCATCGCGTTGATCCTCGTTGGCGTGATTGTCAAGGTGTTGGGGCGCGGCGTCATTGATGCGGTCATGCCACCAGCAGTGACCGGCGCCATCGTTGCACTCATCGGGCTTAACCTCGCCCCTGCAGCAACCTCGAGCTACCAGAATCAACCACTGATCGCCACCGTCACCCTGGCAGCGATCCTGATCCTGAACGTAGCCGGTAGGGCGATGGTGTCACGGTTGAGCATCCTCTTCGGCGTGATCATCGGCTGGGTGTTCGCTTGGTTATCCGGTGGCATCGACGATGCCGCGCGCCAGGCTATCAGCGAAGCTCGGTGGTTCGGAGCACCGACCTTTCATACCCCGGAATTCACTGTTAGTGCGGTACTGATTTCCCTTCCGGTGGTGATTGTCCTCATTGCCGAAAACGTCGGGCACGTCAAAGCTGTGGCGTCCATGACCGGTCGGCCAATGGATGATCTTGCGGGTGACGCGCTGCTGGCTGACGGCATTGCCACAACACTTGCCGGTGGGTTTGGTGGCTCGGGTACCACAACCTATGCGGAAAACATTGGCGTTATGGCTGCGACTAAGGTCTATTCGACCGCAGCTTACTGGGTTGCTGCATTTACCGCGATTATCCTGGCGTTCATTCCAAAGTTCGGTGCCTTAATATTCAGTATTCCTAGTGGTGTTCTGGGAGGCGCGACTCTTGTGCTGTACGGGCTCATCGGCATGCTGGGTATACAAATTTGGCAGGAGCACAAAGTGGACTTCAGCAATCCCGTTAATCTGTGTGCGGCAGCCACCGCGCTTATTGCCGGAATTGGTAACCTCACCTTGACCGTCGGTGGGATTGAGCTGCAAGGCATCGCGTGGGGCAGTGCCGGTATCATCATCGTCTACCCCGTGCTTAAGGTGCTGTACGAAAAAGTTGGTGAAGGGCAGTTCAGCACTTTAGCCTGA
- the recA gene encoding recombinase RecA, whose protein sequence is MAAKKSAKVAQAGAGDRDQALAAALAKIEKDYGKGAVMRLGDETRPRIQVISSGNTAIDIALGIGGFPRGRIVEIYGPESSGKTTVALHAVAQAQQAGGIAAFIDAEHALDPEYARKLGVDTDALLVSQPDTGEQALEIADMLVRSGAIDIIVIDSVAALTPKAEIEGEMGDSHVGLQARLMSQALRKMTGALYNSGTTAIFINQLREKIGVMFGSPETTTGGKALKFYASVRCDVRRIQTLKDGTDAIGNRTKLKVVKNKVSPPFKIAEFDIIYGEGISRESSLIDLGVDNNVIKKSGSWFTYNGDQLGQGKEKVRLYLKENKELADEIEQKIFEKVGLLEPAEGGDDLSDEPVDMVPNVDFDDDES, encoded by the coding sequence ATGGCTGCAAAAAAGAGTGCGAAGGTCGCCCAAGCAGGCGCAGGTGATCGCGATCAGGCGCTGGCTGCCGCATTAGCAAAAATCGAGAAGGATTATGGCAAAGGTGCCGTGATGCGCCTTGGGGATGAAACCCGCCCCAGAATCCAGGTTATTTCCTCTGGCAACACTGCAATCGACATTGCTCTAGGTATCGGCGGTTTTCCCCGCGGACGAATCGTGGAAATCTACGGGCCCGAATCTTCCGGTAAAACCACTGTGGCCCTTCATGCCGTCGCACAGGCACAGCAGGCCGGCGGAATCGCCGCATTCATCGATGCAGAGCATGCACTAGATCCCGAATACGCACGGAAACTGGGCGTCGACACTGATGCGTTGCTTGTATCTCAGCCCGACACAGGTGAACAAGCGCTCGAAATCGCCGATATGTTGGTCCGTTCTGGCGCGATCGACATCATCGTCATCGACTCTGTTGCCGCACTGACCCCTAAAGCTGAAATTGAAGGCGAAATGGGCGACAGCCACGTCGGTCTGCAAGCCCGTTTGATGAGCCAAGCCCTGCGCAAGATGACCGGTGCCCTCTACAACTCGGGCACTACCGCGATCTTCATCAACCAGCTGCGCGAGAAAATCGGCGTCATGTTTGGTTCTCCCGAAACGACAACCGGTGGTAAAGCGTTGAAGTTCTACGCTTCCGTGCGATGCGACGTGCGCCGCATCCAGACGCTCAAGGACGGTACCGACGCCATCGGCAACCGCACCAAGCTTAAAGTTGTTAAGAACAAAGTGTCGCCGCCGTTTAAGATTGCCGAGTTCGACATCATCTACGGTGAAGGAATTTCTCGCGAATCCTCCCTCATCGACCTGGGTGTAGACAACAACGTCATTAAAAAGTCCGGTTCCTGGTTCACCTACAACGGCGACCAGCTGGGACAGGGTAAGGAAAAGGTTCGCCTCTACCTGAAGGAAAACAAGGAGTTGGCGGACGAAATCGAGCAGAAGATCTTCGAAAAAGTAGGATTGCTTGAGCCTGCCGAAGGCGGGGACGACCTAAGCGATGAGCCCGTCGACATGGTGCCCAACGTAGATTTCGATGACGACGAGTCCTAA